CCACTTTCAGCGCGTCTTCGGCACGGTTTTCCTTGCCGGAGGCGATCCACTCGACAGCGTTATCGGTACCGATCACACGCGGCAGACGCACGGTACCGCCGAAGCCCGGGTAGATGCCCAGCTTGACTTCCGGCAGACCGATCTTGGCGCTGGCGCTCATGACGCGGTAGTCGGCAGCCAGGCACATCTCGAAACCGCCACCCAGGGCGATGCCGTTGATGGCAACGACGGTCGGCACGGCGAGGTCTTCGAAATCACTGAAGATCTTGTTGGCTTCCAGGTTGCCAGCCACCAGTTCTGCGTCGGGCAGCTTGAAGTTGTCGACGAACTCGGTGATATCGGCGCCGACGATGAACACGTCCTTGCCACTGGTGACAATCACGCCCTTGATCGAACCGTCAGCCTTGATCGCGTCGACGGAGGCGCGCAGCTCGTTGAGGGTAAGACGGTTGAATTTGTTGACGGACTCACCCTTGAGGTCGAAATTCAATTCGACGATGCCGCTCTCAAGAGCCTTAACCGTGATGGCTTTACCTTCGTAAATCATCAACTGATCTCCACGGTATGGAAGCTGAACAGTACACATCGGAGCCAACCGGCAAGCCAGCTCACAGCATAGCCGCGAGCATAACTCCAATCGGTACGACACACCCACCGACGCGATATTCGGGCTGTAGTGGCGCGCCTGACAAGGCAAACGCTCAATTCATACGCCCGTTTGATTTGGGTGTGCACACCTTCAGGGAAAAGCCTGCACTTGTCAATTGGCCTGTTTTCGTCGATTTCGCGACCCTTTCTGCAAGGCGGGTCATTCCTGGCCTCCAGCCCTCCGCAATAAAGCGCGTCAATACCACACCATTGCGCATGCAGCACAGCCTGCCGGCAAACGACCCAAGCGCCTAGTCAAATAACCAGCCTAGCGGTACAGTCGTCTCACTTTCGGCTGGCACTGGGCCATGCGAAAGCATTACAACAACAAATCGAGCCCCACGACGGGCCACACGGAGTCGCCAATGTCGAGCCGCCGTTCGCTTGCATTTCCTCTGAGCACCCTGCTGCTGTTTCTTCTCGTATCGCTCTCTTCCGTCAAGCTCAGCGCCGCCCCGGCCGAGGATCTGCTGCGCCTGCACCAGTTGCGCCTGGCAACGCAGAAGAGCCTGGGCGATTTCTATATGTACAACGGCATGGAAGGCGACCAGCGCTATGCGCGGATGATTGGTGAGTCCCTGCAGGAAGGCCAGGCGCATCTTGATGGTCTTGGCGCAATGCCCGGCGAAGCGAGCAAGGCCCTGCATGCGCAACTGCAGACCAACTGGCAAGGCTATCGCAACAGCTTACTGGCGCTGATGGACGCCATGCGCAGCCAGGGTTACACCGACCTGCAACCGATCGCCGACCTGGCCGAGAGCAACCAGCGCATCATGGCCATCAGTCAGGAGCTATATCAGAAAATCCAGCAGGAGAGCGCGTTCAGCGTCCCGCAACTGACGCAGAAGAGCCGTGAGCAGAGCCTGCTCATGCAGACCATCGCCCTGGACTATGCCTCTCGCAGCGCTTCGGTCGGCGCCAGCTTCTTCGGGGGCGGCGAAGAGCGCGCCATCGACGAGCTGGCCGGTGAATTTGCCAGCCAACTGGACAGCCTCAGCAGCTCCCAACAGAACACACCGGAAATCAGTGCGGCGCTGAACGCCATCGGCACCAAATGGCGCTATATCGAGAAATCCCTGCGTAATTACAACGAGAACACCGTACCGTTCCTGATCAGCAAATATTCCGACAGCATCATTGAAGGCTTGGAAGGCGTTGCTGCCCAGTACGCGGCCAGCCAGTTCTGATATCGCCTGAGCTTGGCCACTGTCCGGTATTCGCACCGGGCCTTTCCTGGCCTGTTAATGACCTGTCGCCCTCGCCCACAGAATGGGGCCATACTTGAGGCAGAGCCATTTGCCCCCTTCAGGAGAAACTCACCATGCCCTACCAGCATATTCTGGTCGCCGTCGACCTGACCGAGGAATGCGACCCTGTCGTGGTTCGCGCACAGAAGCTGGCTCAGGCCAGTGGCGCCAAGATGTCCCTGGTGCATATCGTCGAACCGATGGCCATGGCTTTCGGTGGTGACGTGCCGATGGACCTGTCGATGCTGCAGCAACAGCAATTCGAGCAGGCCCGTGAGCGCCTGGACAGTTTCACTGGCAAATACCCGGAACTCACCGCCGACCAGCGTCATCTGGCTTACGGCCAGCCGCGCCAGGAAATCCACCGCCTGGCCGAGGAGCAGGGTTGCGATCTGATCGTGGTCGGCAGCCATGGTCGCCATGGTCTGGCGCTGCTGCTGGGCTCCACTGCCAATGACGTGCTGCACGGTGCGCCCTGCGATGTGCTCGCAGTACGCCTGAAGAAAGGCGCTTAAAAGCCAAACGCACCGGACAGGGCACGGCCAGCCTGGCGGCTCCGTGGGCAGGTCGCCGTTGCCTTACTCGAAGGAATCGCCCGCGCTCATGACTTGCGGGCGAATCTTCTGCAGCTGGGTCTCCAGCGATACCGTCATGCTCGACGACATCGAAAAGAAGGTAAGAAAGGCCTTGAGATTGGAGTCGCCTTCACAGGTATCGTGAATGCGCTGCCAGAACGCCTGATTGACCAGTTTCAATTGTTGAAACAGGCGCACCAGTCCCTTCAGCTCCCAATCGGCCAGACGCCCCTCGCGCATGTTGAAATACTGCCGCGTGAGGTACAGCGATACGGCACGCAGGATGAACTCCTGATTATTGGCGAAAGGCAGATGTTGCTGCGCCATAGGTTTCAGGCGTGCCAGCACCGGGCAGGCGCTGGTAGCCATGATCACCCCGAGTAGCGCACGCAGCCCTTCCTCCAGACCGACGTGCTTGGTGTACTCACGCTCTGGCGTGCGCACCCAGACGCTGGCTTTCTTGAACGCCGGCAGGCCACGAAAGTCCTCGATCACCCGATGCAGATCCACAGCAGCCGGACAATGGCTGAACTGCTCGCGGCTCAACGGACAATTGCTGCATTGCTGATGCCCGAGGCGCGTCCAGGCCGGAGCCTGTTGCGCCTGCGCGGAGTCATATTCGCGATTCAGCTCGATCCGGTAGCTGAACTGATGATTGTCGTCGAGAGTAATGCGGTACTCGATGGCCATTGCCCGTTCGTTCCTTCGTCAGTCTTCCAGCTCTGCCCAGCGCTCGAGCAACGCGTCCATTTCCTTCTGCAAGCGCTCGAGACGCGCCAATACTTCCGTGGTGACCTGCACCGGCTGCTGATAGAAGGCAGGATCGGACACCTGCTCCTGTACCGCAGCCATTTCCTGCTCCAGCGCATCGATTCGTCCGGGAATCGCTTCCAGCTCACGCTGCAGCTTGTAGCTTAGTTTCTTCTTCGCAGGCTCTGCGCTCTCCTGAACGGGAGCCACTACGGCCGGGGCCGGCACTTCGACGATGGCCGTGGCCAGCTCGGCCTTGCCGGATTTGCTCTCACCCACGCCGAGCAGGCGCGGCGAGCCGCCCTGGCGCAGCCAGTCCTGATAACCGCCGACATACTCGCGCACCTTGCCGTCACCCTCGAAGACCAGCGTGCTGGTGACCACGTTGTCGAGGAAGGCACGGTCGTGGCTGACCATCAGCACGGTGCCAGGGAAACTGAGCAGCACCTCTTCGAGCAATTCCAGGGTTTCTACGTCCAGATCGTTGGTCGGTTCGTCGAGCACCAGCAGGTTGGCCGGCTTACTGAACAATTTGGCGAGCAATAGTCGTGCCCGCTCTCCGCCGGACAGCGCCTTGAGCGGTGTACGCGCACGCTGCGGGCTGAACAGGAAATCGCCCAGATAGCTCAGCACATGGCGATTCTGGCCATCGATAGTGATGAAATCGCGGCCTTCGGCGACGTTGTCGATCACTGTCTTTTCCGGCTCGAGCTGGTGACGTAATTGGTCGAAATACGCCACTTCCAGTTTGGTGCCCACCTCGATGCTGCCGCTGGTGGGCTGCAGGTCGCCGAGCAACAGCTTGAGCAACGTGGTCTTGCCGGTACCGTTGGCGCCAAGCAGGCCGATGCGGTCACCACGCTGCAGGACCATGGAGAAGTCCTTGACCAGGAAGGGGCCACCGGCGTGAGCGAAGCTGACGTTCTCCGCCACCATCACCTGCTTGCCGGACTTGTCTGCGGTTTCCAGGGCAATGGTCGCCTTGCCCTGGCGTTCACGGCGCTCGGCACGTTCGGCGCGCATGGCCTTGAGCGCGCGTACGCGCCCTTCGTTACGGGTGCGACGGGCCTTGATGCCCTGGCGAATCCACACTTCTTCCTGGGCCAGACGCTTGTCGAACAAGGCGTTGGCAGTTTCCTCGGCAGCCAGTTGCTGCTCCTTGTGCACCAGGAAGCTGGCGTAGTCGCCGTTCCAATCGATCAGGCCGCCGCGGTCCAGTTCAAGGATGCGCGTAGCCAGGTTCTGCAGGAAGGAGCGGTCGTGGGTGATGAACAGCACGGCGCCACCAAAGTCCTTCAGCGCCTCTTCCAGCCAGGCGATGGCACCGATGTCAAGGTGGTTGGTGGGCTCATCGAGCAGCAGCAAATCCGGCTCGGAAACCAGCGCCTGAGCCAGCAGCACGCGGCGGCGCCAGCCACCGGAGAGTTCGGCCAGGGTCTTGTCGGCCGGCAACTGCAGGCGACTGAGGGTGCTGTCGACCAGTTGCTGCAGGCGCCAGCCGTCTTTGGCTTCCAGCTCCTGCTGCACATGCATCAGTTGTTCGAGGTCGTCATCGCCGTGGATGTTCTGCGCCAGATGGTGATAGCGCGCCAGCAACTCACCGACGCCTGCCAGGCCCTCGGCCACCACGTCGAATACCGTCCGCTCGTCGGCGCGCGGCAGTTCCTGCGGCAACTCGCCGATCTTCAGCCCCGGCGCACGCCAGATTTCGCCGTCATCGGCCATCTGCTCGCCCTTGACCAGCTTGAGCATGCTCGATTTACCGGTGCCATTACGGCCGATGATGCACACCCGCTCACCCCGTGCGATCTGCCAGGACACTCCATCGAGCAGGGGCATGGCGCCATAGGCGAGGGAAACATCGGCAAACTTGAGCAGGGTCATGGGCATCTCCGGAAACAGGCGGCGCATTCTACCCGAGATGCAAGCCGGCTGTTGCCGTTTCCGCCGAGGCAGCAGGTGCAGCGCCAATACGCCCATCGGCGCAGGCAGGCGCATTTTTGCCGCATGTGTCCATCTGCTCCGACGGCATTCACCGCGCCCTTGTGAAAGGCTAAGCTAGAGGTATGCAACGACACGGATAGTGTTGCCCCTTACCTCTGCTTCTCCTGGAAATGCCATGCGCAGTCGCTTTCTCTCTGTAGTTTCCTGCCTGATTCTTACCGCCACCGGTATCACCAGTGTCGAAGCCGCCAGCCTCGCCCAGCAGCGCCAGTACTACGATGAGGCCAAGCGTGCCCTGGCCAAGGGCGATAGCGGCCCTTACCGCCAGTACGCCAGCGCCCTGCGCGACTATCCGCTGACTCCACATCTGGCCTACGACGAGTTGACCAACCGTCTCAAGTCGGCCAGCAACGCCGAAATCGAAAAGTTTCTTGCCGAGCATGGCGACCTGCCCCAGGCCAGCTGGATGAAACTGCGCTGGCTGCGCTGGCTGGCCGAGCGTGGCGAGTGGAAACCCTTTCTCGACCATTACGACCCGGCGCTCAACTTCACCGAACTGGACTGCCTGTATGGTCAGTATCAGATGAGTCAGGGCCTGACCGCCGAAGGCAACGCCACTGCCGAAAAGCTCTGGCTGGTTGGCAAGTCCCAGCCCAATGCCTGTGATCCGTTGTTCGAACGCTGGGCCGCCAATGGCCAGCTCACCGAGCAGCGCCGCTGGCAACGCACCAAGCTGGCGGTGGAAAGCGGCAACTACGGCCTGGCCAACTTCCTGATCAAGGGCATGCCGACGCTCGGTGAACGCGGCAAGCTGATGGTCGAAGTGGCGCAGAAGCCGCAACTGCTGAAAAACACCGCCCGCTTCGCACCCGCCGACGCGGCCATGAGCGACGTGGTCGGCCTCGGCCTGCGTCGTTTGGCCCGGCAGAACCCGGAAGATGCCCTGGCCCTGCTCGACGGCTATGCCCAGCGCATGAAGTTCTCTGCCGACGAACAGGTCGCCATTGCCCGCCAGATCGGCCTGCGCCTGGCGCAGCGCTTCGACCTGCGCGGCTTGCAGGTCATGGCCAAGTATGACCCGCAGTTGCGTGACAACACCGTCAGCGAGTGGCGTGCGCGTCTGTTGCTGCGCCATGGTCGCTGGGAAGAGGCTTATCAACTGACCCAGAACATGCCTGCCGACCTGGCCAGCAGCAACCGCTGGCGCTACTGGAATGCACGCAGCTTGCAACTGGCGCAACCCAACAGTCAGCAGCCGGCGGTGCTGTTCCAGGCGCTGGCCAAGGAGCGAGACTTCTACGGCTTCATGGCGGCTGACAAGGTCAATGCGCCTTATGCACTGAATAACCA
This region of Pseudomonas wenzhouensis genomic DNA includes:
- a CDS encoding universal stress protein, whose product is MPYQHILVAVDLTEECDPVVVRAQKLAQASGAKMSLVHIVEPMAMAFGGDVPMDLSMLQQQQFEQARERLDSFTGKYPELTADQRHLAYGQPRQEIHRLAEEQGCDLIVVGSHGRHGLALLLGSTANDVLHGAPCDVLAVRLKKGA
- a CDS encoding DUF6901 family protein — translated: MAIEYRITLDDNHQFSYRIELNREYDSAQAQQAPAWTRLGHQQCSNCPLSREQFSHCPAAVDLHRVIEDFRGLPAFKKASVWVRTPEREYTKHVGLEEGLRALLGVIMATSACPVLARLKPMAQQHLPFANNQEFILRAVSLYLTRQYFNMREGRLADWELKGLVRLFQQLKLVNQAFWQRIHDTCEGDSNLKAFLTFFSMSSSMTVSLETQLQKIRPQVMSAGDSFE
- a CDS encoding transglycosylase SLT domain-containing protein, with the translated sequence MRSRFLSVVSCLILTATGITSVEAASLAQQRQYYDEAKRALAKGDSGPYRQYASALRDYPLTPHLAYDELTNRLKSASNAEIEKFLAEHGDLPQASWMKLRWLRWLAERGEWKPFLDHYDPALNFTELDCLYGQYQMSQGLTAEGNATAEKLWLVGKSQPNACDPLFERWAANGQLTEQRRWQRTKLAVESGNYGLANFLIKGMPTLGERGKLMVEVAQKPQLLKNTARFAPADAAMSDVVGLGLRRLARQNPEDALALLDGYAQRMKFSADEQVAIARQIGLRLAQRFDLRGLQVMAKYDPQLRDNTVSEWRARLLLRHGRWEEAYQLTQNMPADLASSNRWRYWNARSLQLAQPNSQQPAVLFQALAKERDFYGFMAADKVNAPYALNNQPLALDSKVVQKVRNTAGIKRAMEFHARGQIVDGRREWYHVSRLFSRDELVAQARLAYEMEWYFPAIRTISQAQYWDDLEVRFPMAHRNELVREAKRRDLHSSWVFAITRQESAFMADARSHAGAMGLMQLMPATAKETARKFGIPLASPQQALNPDTNIQLGAAYLSQVYGQFNGNRVLASAAYNAGPGRVRQWLRGANHLSYDVWVENIPFDETRQYVQNVLSYSVIYGQKLGAPHPLVAWNERFFDDQ
- a CDS encoding ATP-binding cassette domain-containing protein; translation: MTLLKFADVSLAYGAMPLLDGVSWQIARGERVCIIGRNGTGKSSMLKLVKGEQMADDGEIWRAPGLKIGELPQELPRADERTVFDVVAEGLAGVGELLARYHHLAQNIHGDDDLEQLMHVQQELEAKDGWRLQQLVDSTLSRLQLPADKTLAELSGGWRRRVLLAQALVSEPDLLLLDEPTNHLDIGAIAWLEEALKDFGGAVLFITHDRSFLQNLATRILELDRGGLIDWNGDYASFLVHKEQQLAAEETANALFDKRLAQEEVWIRQGIKARRTRNEGRVRALKAMRAERAERRERQGKATIALETADKSGKQVMVAENVSFAHAGGPFLVKDFSMVLQRGDRIGLLGANGTGKTTLLKLLLGDLQPTSGSIEVGTKLEVAYFDQLRHQLEPEKTVIDNVAEGRDFITIDGQNRHVLSYLGDFLFSPQRARTPLKALSGGERARLLLAKLFSKPANLLVLDEPTNDLDVETLELLEEVLLSFPGTVLMVSHDRAFLDNVVTSTLVFEGDGKVREYVGGYQDWLRQGGSPRLLGVGESKSGKAELATAIVEVPAPAVVAPVQESAEPAKKKLSYKLQRELEAIPGRIDALEQEMAAVQEQVSDPAFYQQPVQVTTEVLARLERLQKEMDALLERWAELED